A window from Montipora capricornis isolate CH-2021 chromosome 7, ASM3666992v2, whole genome shotgun sequence encodes these proteins:
- the LOC138057602 gene encoding beta-hexosaminidase subunit beta-like, with protein sequence MDRQIFSPGSRRSEEFFSVYLRNFHVGGLKALDNKTKGLRFCNISGLLQLYDDPEGITVATMKNILIEMMSLFPDKYFHLGLDEVENSSPCTFENTKSLEQELMKFLVLHGKIPFAWQEALTSTSAAIEGTVLQAWTGTVLKSLIDKGFQVINSMENHLYLSGSLSISALWTDISSGLNPHESAQLLGGEMALWTDAYCFVDQCLLYERGKPQAWWMYGPESDSQFTESASGIIWPKATVGAGSFWNYQPDIKPDSQEFLTTLSTLQKRMVQRGVLTCPLGCKCDELTRCGQKYPQP encoded by the exons ATGGATCGACAAATATTTTCACCTGGGTCTCGACGAAGTGAAGAATTCTTCTCTGTGTACCTTCGAAA TTTTCATGTAGGTGGACTGAAAGCTCTCgacaataaaacaaaaggacTACGTTTCTGCAATATTTCTGGTTTGCTACAACTCTACGATGACCCAGAG GGAATTACAGTGGCCACAATGAAGAACATTCTGATAGAAATGATGTCCTTATTTCCTGACAAGTATTTTCACCTGGGTCTCGATGAAGTGGAGAATTCTTCTCCGTGTACCTTCGAAa ACACAAAAAGCCTGGAGCAAGAACTAATGAAATTTCTGGTTCTACATGGTAAAATTCCATTTGCCTGGCAAGAGGCTTTGACGTCAACATCTGCG GCAATTGAAGGTACAGTGCTGCAGGCATGGACCGGCACAGTGCTGAAATCTCTTATTGATAAAGGATTCCAAGT GATAAACTCAATGGAGAACCACTTGTACCTTTCTGGTTCTCTGAGTATCAGTGCTCTTTGGACGGATATTTCATCTGGA TTAAATCCGCACGAGTCAGCCCAACTCCTTGGTGGAGAAATGGCGCTTTGGACTGATGCATACTGTTTTGTGGACCAGTGCCTTTTATACGAGCGTGGCAAGCCACAGGCCTGGTGGATGTACGGACCTGAAAGCGATTCACAGTTTACTGAGTCAGCCAGTGGTATT ATTTGGCCCAAAGCCACTGTTGGTGCGGGTTCATTTTGGAATTATCAGCCGGACATAAAACCCGACAGTCAGGAGTTCTTAACGACTCTAAGTACGCTACAAAAG aGGATGGTTCAGCGTGGTGTTCTGACGTGTCCTTTGGGATGTAAATGCGATGAGTTGACAAGATGCGGTCAGAAGTATCCACAGCCTTAA